The Lactiplantibacillus brownii genome contains the following window.
ATGACAAAATCAACAAATTTTAATTACTATGAAGCCGATAACGTATATGGAGCCTTATTTTTCCAGTTTCCTAAGGTATTAATGTATGGCGAGCAATACAAGCATTTAAGCAGTGATGCTAAATTGGCTTATATGGTACTGAAAGACCGGCTCGAGTATTCTTTGCGCAACAACTGGGTTGATGAAGAAGGACACGTCTACTTTATTTTTACCAATCAAGAATTAATTAATCTGTTTAACTGTTCGGAACATAAAGTTATTAAAATAAAAGCTGAACTTAAATCAGCCGGCCTACTCTTACAAAAACAAATGGGATTCAACCCAAAGACTAAAAAGAATGAACCGAATCGTCTATACCTTTCTAAGCTCGATGTAAAAGCTACTGATGTTTATCTAAGGGGCGAATATGGGCAAAAAGAGCCTGAAACCCTTGCTACAAGCGGAACTGCAAAAAATGCAGTTCCACAAGAGACCGTTGAAACCCTTGCTACAAGCGGAACTGCAAAAAATGCAGTTCCGCAAGAGACCGTTGAAACCCTTGCTACAAGCGGAACTGCAAAAAATGCAGTTCCGCAAGAGACCGTTGGAAAAAAACCTCAAACCCTTGCTACAAGCGGAACTGCAAAAAATGCAGTTAATCTATATAAAGACTATAAAAATAATATAGATACTCATAGATACGGTATAGATACTCAAAAGTTGGACTTTTCCACAGCCAATTTTTCACCAGCTGAAATTGAAGCCCAAAATCGGGATTTAGTAAAACATGCTGATGAGTTCTTAACTGACGAAGATAGTGGCTTACCGGTCTTCTTAGAACCAGAAGCAGTGCAACTACTTAGCTTTTGGTGCCGTACCCCACAACAAATGCGGCGCTTTATTGGCATTATCTTAAACGCCAAATATGCTGTCGAAAAAGAACATAAGGATTTAGGCGTATGGATTCTATTAGATGACCCTGATTTAAAAAAAATGATGACCAAAACATTAAGACGCTATTTTAATGCCCTAAGAAGCGATGAGAAGCATATCAATAATGTTGAGAACTACCTGTACGGCACCATGCAAAACCTATTTGATGTTTGGTGGAACCAACAAGCGGCTAGAGAATATGCGGCCAAACACCCTAACGATGAGCGTGCTTAAAACTAAAAAGCTATATAAGGCCATTTAAGCTGTTTTAAACAGATAGAGCATAATTATATTAAACGAGTTTTAAAATGCGCT
Protein-coding sequences here:
- a CDS encoding replication initiator protein A — its product is MTKSTNFNYYEADNVYGALFFQFPKVLMYGEQYKHLSSDAKLAYMVLKDRLEYSLRNNWVDEEGHVYFIFTNQELINLFNCSEHKVIKIKAELKSAGLLLQKQMGFNPKTKKNEPNRLYLSKLDVKATDVYLRGEYGQKEPETLATSGTAKNAVPQETVETLATSGTAKNAVPQETVETLATSGTAKNAVPQETVGKKPQTLATSGTAKNAVNLYKDYKNNIDTHRYGIDTQKLDFSTANFSPAEIEAQNRDLVKHADEFLTDEDSGLPVFLEPEAVQLLSFWCRTPQQMRRFIGIILNAKYAVEKEHKDLGVWILLDDPDLKKMMTKTLRRYFNALRSDEKHINNVENYLYGTMQNLFDVWWNQQAAREYAAKHPNDERA